gttgggggatctcagcagaccagacagtgTCCATGGAAAGGGATGAAGAGTTAACGtttgcacatttggatagcagtagaaggatcagtccgagtcagcatggatttatgaagggaaaatcatgcttgactaatcttctggagttttttgaggatgtaactatgaaaatggacaagggagagccagtggatgtagtatacctggacttccaggaagcttttgataaagtcccacataggagattagtgggcaaaattagggcacatggcattgggggcagagtactgacatggattgaaaattggctggctgacaggaagcaaagagtagcgattaacgggtccctttcggaatggcagactgtgaccagtggggtgccgcagggttcggtgctgggaccgcagctgtttacaatatacattaatgatttagatgaagggattaaaagtaacattagcaaatttgtcgatgacacaaagctgggtggcagtgtgaaatgtcaggaggatgttatgagaatgcagggtgacttggacaggttgggtgagtgggcaaatgtatggcagatgcagtttaatgtagataaatgtgaggttatccactttggtggcaagaacaggaaggcagattactatctaaatggagtcaagttaggaaaaggggaagtacaacgagatctaggtgttcttgtacatcagtcaatgaaagtaagcatgcaggtacagcaggcagtgaagaaagctaatggcatgctgaccttaataacaagaggaattgtgtataggagtaaagaggtccttctgcagctgtacagggccctggtgagaccccacctggagtattgtgtgcagttttggtctccaaatttgaggaaggacattcttgctattgagggaatgcagcgtaggttcacgaggttaattcccggaatgatggaactgtcatatgttgaaagattggagcgactgggcttgtatacagtggaatttagaaggatgagaggggatctgattgaaacatataaaattattaagggattggacacgctggaggcaggaagcatgttcccgctgatgggcgagtccagaactagaggccacagtttaagaataaggggtaggccatttagaacagagatgcggaaaaaatttttcacccagagattgatggatatgtggaatgctctggcccagaaggcagtggaggcaaagtctctggatgcattcaagagagagttcgatagagctcttatagatagcggggtcaagggatatggggagaggacaggaacggggttctgattgtgtatgatcagccgtgatcagtgaatggcggtgctggctagaagggctgaatggcctactcctgcacctactgtctattgtttcaggccaaaacccttcatcaggtcgactgccatcaaggaggtggtacaggagcttgaggaccctcaccatcaggttcaggaacggttattaccggACAAcgatcagactcttgaaccagagggggtaacttcattcgccccatcactcaactgttccaacaaccaaagaactcacttttaaggactctacaactcagtcAATCGATATTTATTGCCCGTTTGTTTCTTTCTTGTTTTggatttgcacagcttgttgtcttttgcgcattggatggtttttcatggattctatcgtgtttcttgtATGTCCtgcgaatgcctgcaagaaaataaatctcagggtgacatataggtactttgaaaataaatttactttgaacgttgctGATAGTAGCGAGAAgcgagcgtggcctggatggtccGGGTCTTTAATGATGATTGGTGCAGCGCTCCTTGCTCAGTGGTATCCCGCTCAGAGCGGTATATTGGCGacgggctaaatggcctgttgCCATGACAAGTTGACTCTTGCGGCCTCTCCATTGTCATTGACAGGGACACCACGGGAGGACTCCCAGGGAAAATCCCAGCGCAATTGACCAATAAGAATGGGAGGACAGAGGATTCTGATTGGCTGGAGCTTGGGATTTGTCGCAGTCTTATTTACCGCCGGCGCCCCGCCTCACGACTGACGGCTGCTTGGACCAATAAACAGAGGAGTCGGCGGATCTCTGGGCCTCAATTGGTCAATACTGGAGGAGGGCGGGAACACGGGTGGGGGCGGGATCCTATCGAGTGACGGAGAAGTAAACTGATAAATGGGGAGGCATTGGGGGGGGGAACCTGTGATCGACATTAGGTAGGACTAATGAAAAGACGACGTGGGCGGGGCCGGCACTGTGATTGGCCGAGCGGCGGGAGATGGGCGGGCGGCTTGCCATTGGGTGGCAGCGCGATGCTGCCGAATGTTACAACATGGCGAGGGTGAGGCGCGGCTGCTGCTGCATCCTGACGGCGCTGTTACTCCAGTCGGCGGTGCACGGGGCCAGCGCCTTTCTCATCTCGGGGCTGCGGCTGGAGGACGCGGCCGAGATGCCCGAGGCGCGGCCGTCTCTGGTGGTGGCGCTGGCCGCCTCTCAACCTGACGCGCTGCAGGTGACCGAGGGCAGCACGGTGAGGCTGCGCGTCTTTGGCACCAACATGGGTCGCGACGCGTGGAGCCTGCTGGCGTTCGCCGAGGCGGAGGGCAACGCCAGCCAGGCCGGCGGCGGGCTGTGCCCGCACCGCTCCAAAGACATCGAGGTGCAGCGGCAGGTGGAGGTGAGCCGCGACTCCTCGGCTGTGCTCACACTGAAAGTCAGACCACTCCGCAAGAACGAAGAGTTCCGGCTGTTCATGCTGTGCACTTGGAACGGATCGGCGTGGATGTTCCACCCGGGCAACGACACTCGCATCGTGGTGCTGGAGCTGCGGGAGCCGCTGATGCCGCTCTGGCTGCACATCGTCCTCACCTTGTTTCTGCTGGCCCTGTCGGGAATCTTCAGCGGCCTCAACCTGGGCCTCATGGCGCTGGACCCCACGGAGCTCCGGATCGTGCAGAACTGCGGCACCGACTCGGAGCGCAGCCACGCCAAGAGCATCGAGCCGGTGCGCCGCCAGGGCAACTACCTACTGTGCTCCTTGCTGTTGGGCAACGTCCTGGTCAACAGCACCCTCACCGTGCTCCTGGACGAGCTGCTGGGCTCCGGCTGGGTCACCGTGGTGACTTCCACCATCGGCATCGTCATCCTGGGCGAGATAGTGCCACAGGCGCTCTGCTCCAGACACGGCCTGGCCGTGGGTGCCAGAACCATCGTCCTGACCAAGCTCTTCATGCTCCTCACCTTCCCCCTGTCCTTCCCAATCAGCAAGTTCCTGGACCTTATCCTGGGCCAGGAGATCGGCAAGGTGTACAGCCGCGAGAAGATCCTGGAGATGCTGAAGGTGACGGAGCCGTATAATGGGCTGGACAAGAGAGAGCTGAACATGATCCAGGGTGCTCTGGAGCTGAGGAGCAAAACGGTGGAGGATGTCATGACCCCCATCCACGACTGCTACATGGTGAACAAGGACGCTATCCTGGATTTTAGTACAATGTCTGAGATCATGGAGACGGGTTACACTCGGATTCCTGTGTACGAGCAGGAAAAGTCCAATATTGTTGATATACTCTACGTGAAGGATCTGGCTTTTGTCGACCCTGATGACTGCGTCCCCCTTAAGACCATAACCAAattctacagccactctttgcacTTTGTCTTCTATGACACCAGATTGGATACAATGTTGGAAGAGTTCAAAAAAGGTGAGTTTCTTATCTTATTTAAGAaaatttgtatttctttattttcctgtaaatgcttgcaagtaAATTAATCTTAATGTAAAAACACCCTGTGgcatctttattaggtacacctgctcattcaggCAAAtttctaatcaaccaatcacgtgacagcaactcaatgcatagaagcatgcagacatggtcgagaagttcagttattgttcagaccagacaccagaatgaggaagaaatgtgatctaagtgactttgactgtggcatgattgttggtgccagatggggtggtttgagtatctcagaaactgctgatctcctggtcttttcgcacacaacagtctctagggttCACGGGGAATGGTACGAAAGACAGAAGAAAAATCGGGTGAacacagcagttctgtgggcgaagcCACCCTGTTGATGAGAGAGgtgtgaggggaatggccaggctggttcaagctgacaggaaggtggcagtaattcaataatcacgtgttacaacagtggtgtgcagaagagcatctgaaTGCACGAGGTGTTGAAGTGcatgtgctacagcagcagaagaccgcgaACATTCTCTCAGTGACACCACCTTGTAGTAAAAGTGGTCTCTGGGTATAAGGTGGCGTGTATATACTTGGGTCTGTTTTGACTTTTGATGTTGCCTCTGACTGCAGATTCTTGACTGAGCATTGTGCTACACCTTTGTACTCCTGTCCCATGATTACTCTCTTGTGGTTTGCCGTAAGTCAtaggagtctgctccgccattcattcatggctgatttattatccccttgcaccccattttcctgcctctccccccccccacccatgccGCCATAAGCTTTCCCAccattaataatcaagaacctatcaactttggCTACCGTGGGGCTGTgaggagttggtacattctccctgtgatcgcatgggtttcttccagatgctccagtACCACAGTCCAGTGACGTACCGATTAGTAGCGTAGTTGGTCATTGGTTGCTGCCTGATGCGGCAAATTGGCGGGGAGGAACGTTTAATTGAATCGTGGTTAcaattaggcttggattaaattgcAGGATTGTCGGGTGACGTGGCccagagggcctgttccacaccgtatctcaataaataaaaatcaccCATTGACTtgccaactgtggcaatgaattgcacagattccaaccttggttaaagaaattcctcctcatctctgtactaacgatgtccttctattctggggACTGCtacctctgatcctagactctcccactgttggaAAAGCCTTTCCATGTCTAGTCTATTCAATATTTGCTTGGTGTCAATGAGGACCAAcccccttctaaactccagcaagtacaggcatgAAACCACCAAACGCTTCTCGTTGTTAACACTTTATAATTCCCTGTGCCATTCTTGTGAACCCCCTCTAGaacctccccaatgccagcatatccttccttggataaagggcccaaaagcACTCACAGAACTCGAGTGCAATCCGACCAATGCCGTGCatcctcagcattgcatccttgttcTTTTCTAGATCAAACTCCttgtaaatacaggcccagagtgggTGGGCTTTCTCACTGGTTGGTACAAGGTCTGATGAGTGTTGGCCCTGGGCTGTTCTTGGTCACCAGATAATGAAGGCATCACTGGCTGAAAGCTGAGAGCTAGATTGCACTATGCATGCTAATAACCTTCTGGTACTGGTTggtgccagtggtgtagtggcagtTGCACCAGATTTCAGGGTGAGGGGTCTTGGGTTTGTATCTGGCTAGCTCCTTGCAAGAGTTAGACTTGCCCTGAGCAAGCAACTTGGCCTTGTCAATACTAAATAAATGGCAAATTGGTGGGGAGGATTTTTTAACTGAGTAGCGCTAACCAAATAAACGTGAGGTACCAGGGAGTTGGTACTGGTGGTATGTGTGAGACTGTGTTCATTGGCACGTGTTGGACAAGAGTGAAATTGGGCTGGTTTAATCAGTAATTGATAATAGTCTTGTCTCTTGATAGAAACTGAGTTTTCTCAattgctggtcaggcagcatctccggagaggaataaacaatcggtgttttgggccgaggcccttcatcaggacagaaacaTGTCTGCTTGAAGGCCTCTGCCTGAAACGTACAATATTTGTTGCCActtgggggccaagtcattgagtgtatttaaagcagagggtgataggttcataattagggcatcaaagattatgtggAGAAGACAGCAGAATGGGACTCTATTCTGAATAGAGTGTGGAAATGAATAGGAcatgagagggatgataaatggaatggtggagcagactctgtgTTAATTGGCCTAATTAtactcagacagacagactttattgatcccgagggaaattgggtttcgttacagttgcaccaaccaagaatagtgtagaaatatagcaatataaaaccataaataattaaataataataagtaaattattccaagtggaattaagtccaggaccagcctattggctcacggtgtctgacactccgagggaggaattgtaaagtttgatggccacaggcaggaatgacttcctatgaccctcagtgttgcatctcggtggaatgagtctctggctgaatgtactcctgtgcctaaccagtacattatggtgGATGGGACACATtgttcaagatggcatgcaacttggacagcatcctcttttcagacaccaccgtcagagagtccagttccacccccacaacatcactggccttacgaatgagtttgttgattctgttggtgtctgctcccGTGTCTGTATAGTCTTGTGTCATGAACCCTTGAGTTTCCTGGGTAAGTCTGGGTGCCTTCTGTCTCTGCACCATTGTGTGATGACCCTTTCCTCTGTTCAGTTGTGCTAACACATTCAACCCGTGCTCTCCTACCATTCTCCATAGATTTGAGCAGAGGTGTTTGGATACCCTTGGATGAGATACCAAGACCCATTTACTAGTGTTTCCTGTATTTGTTGGCCTCTCTTGGTTTCAATCCAGAAACAAAGCTGTTTTTAGAAAAAGACGCACATGAGACCTTGTCTCTCTCAGCTGCACAtgccctctgccatctccttcagAGGTCAAGCTTTCTGAAAACGACACATTCCTCCAATGGTGAGTTTCGCTGATCTTAATCGCACCATTATTGAAAGCCGTGCATTCGGCTGGCTTGGCTGTGAGCCAGGGATGCATCCGACCCGCCAGATCTTTTTGCCTGGCCCTGGACTCTCAGCCAGTCCGAATGAGTGGGTCCTTCTCGTCTACAACAGGAAGTTTACAATTTTGCAACTTGTAAGATTCAGTGAGTAAAGCTGCTGTCTCTAATTGTAGTTTGTTAACCTGGCAGTGCACAAGAAACTGCTTGTACTTGGAGTATGGAGCAGAGGTCAGGCTGCCAGAAGAACTCAGCCGACGCTGCTaagaattaaaatattttaaaattgagATAGCGTGGAattggcccttccggccctttgagccacgctgcccaagATCCCCGGGTTTAATCctcacctaatcacgggacaatttacaacggccaatcaacctaccaaccggtcTGTCttaggacagtgggaggaaaccggagcacctggaggaaatccgcGAGGTTTCAGGGAAAGCCTAcaaatggcaggaattgaacccaggtcgcgaGTACTATAAagttttgtgctaaccactatgctacctcgCCGATGTGAAAAGTGCTGCTCgagcactgagttcctccagcagatgttTGCTTCCATTTGTTAACCTGCCTGGAGTCGACAGAACTGTGGCATGTGCTGAGATTATGTACACAGAAACTTCGCAAAAATTACTGTTTTCACATTAACTGGAATTGGAAGCCTGTCAGCTCGATATTTATTTGCTATTTTTGTAGTCACATGGCAAACTTTTTCAGAAGAAAATCAATTAACATAGTGTACCAAGTGAGCTTGGGAGTTGAAGCATTCTTTGATTAATTAGTTTATTAAGAGCTTAAATGCACAtttgggtggtgggatggagatgTCTCTCCCAAGGAAGTTGAGGtactctgctagcctgcaggtcacccctgggcaaggtgtagcacctgcttagcccccgatcagggtcacgtgaaaccacgggagcaggtggtggatggtcgtacgagcagctggtgcagatcacaagtcaagtcaagtccacttttattgtcatttcaaccataactgctggtacagtgcatagtaaaaatgagacaacgtttttcaggaccatggtttacatgacacagtacaacaaactagactgaactacgtaataaaaaaaaaaacacagagaaagctacactggactacagacctacactggactgcataaagtgcacaaaaacagtgcaggcattacaataaataataaacaggacaatagggcaaggtgtcagtccaggcttcgggtattgaggagtctgatagcttgggggaagaaactgttacatagtctggtcgtgagagcctgaatgcttcggagccttttcccagatggcaggagggagaagagattgaatgaggggtacatggggtccttcaaaatgctgtttcctttgcggatgcagtgtgtagtgtaaatgtccgtgatggcgggaagagagaccccaatgatcttctcagctgacctcactatccgctgcagggtcttgcgatccgagatggtgcaatttccgaaccaggcagtgatgcagctgctcaggatgctctcaatacaacccctgtagaatgtgatgaggatggggggtgggagatggactttcctcagccttcgcaaaaagtagaggcgctgctgggctttctttgctatggagctggtgttgagggaccaggtgagattctccgtcaggtgaacaccaagaaatttggtgctctttacgatctctaccgaggagccgtcgatgttcagcggggagtggtcgctccgtgccctcctgaagtcaataaccatctcttttgttcacaataagtccgttagccgctgcacctcctctctgtaagctgacttgtcgttcttgctgatgagacccattacggtggtgtcattggcgaacttgatgatatggtttgagctgtgtgttgcagcatagtcgtgggtcagcagagtgaacagcagtggactgagcacacagccctggggatgCCACCACTAATACCaggcagaaaatctctgaagactattggtaatggctgggacactgcccagaagaaggcaatggcaaaccacttctgtagaaaaaatataTGATGATATATCTATATACTTTGTTAATAATTTAACTGAAAAAAGGGctttaagaataagccaggataTTATAGACTGGtatcaatagtgggaaagttattggaaggtattctaagggataggATAAAGGTTACTGTGCAGAAGTCATAGGCATGTATATATAATTGCATACaaattttacacagtactgtatttctcaatgtagagtggagagcgagtttgtgaatctggccggagcaaaggatgttgggaatgggtgGAGTGCCGTAGGAGAAATGTAAAATAGGTGGCAGAGTGGGagtggtgcgggtgcagacacacccaggccTATgtcaccagacaaggtcatttgattctaaacaattggtttatttatcattacagaatgtctctctgggtgcttcctgctccctcccctctcccttcccctttcccaacaatggttcccctctccctatccccttcccattctcagtccccaatagagacccatatcagaatcaggtttatcattacccACACTTCTGgtagcagaacagtgcaatacataaaagtactacagtactgggcaaaagtcttGGTAAGTCATagctaaccaatcttagagtttttttgagaagctaccaggaaagttgatgaaggtaagacGGTGGATGGTGTGTGCGTAGATGTTAGCAAAGCTTTGACAATATCGCTGATGGgagattggctttgtgggagaagccggaGGGTGGTCAAAGAGAGTTgccaacgatctggatgatggtgtagttaactggatcagtaaatttgtggatgacaccaaaattcagggtgtagtggacagcgaagagggctatcaaagcttgcagcaggatctggaccagctggaaaaatgggctgaaacatggcagatggaatttaatgcagacaagtgtgagtgcACTTTGGGAGGGCAAACCAGGCTGGATCTTGCACAGTGAGCAGTGGGgtactgaagagtgcagtagaactgaaggatctgggaatacagatccataattccttgaaagtggtatcataggttgtaaaaaaaagcttttgccaCGTTTAGTAGTCATTGACGGAGGAATTCGtccagtgtatgctgccgtgTGCTTTTGACTGTAAATGGACAAATTCAACGCAGATGCCTTGTACAGGTAGTGGACTGCCCTCATTGTCTTCCAGCATGAAGCAGTGTCAAAAATCACGTTTTTAGTTCGGTGTCGGTCAGCCCAAATGAATAACACAAATACATGCAGCTGACactgtttaaaaactgtttgctttaAGAATAGAGTCGTGTTTAACGGTCACGTAAGTGTACTCGACCgtcactagttagaaactgttgcaTCCTCCAagccttcattttcattgtaacatcaagctgattgtcgataccttcaaattcctcattgtgcctaacttgttgaagtagtgaaactgTTACCTCTTCACTCCTGGGCTTTTCTTTCATCCCCAAGCCTGAATGCAggtcagttctgaattgtctttctgtttatttctcgtgagctatcagtgacaaaaaccactgctttttgaacacaaacgcaTGCAACTGACGCtgattttaaaaactgttcgctctaagcatgCTGTAGTACCCTAACAGGcacacaagtgcacgtgactAATGCTGGTTAGAAACTATTCGgcaagagtgagcagcttcaagttcctgggtgtcaaggtctctgaggatataacctggtcccaacaaattgatgtagttataaagaaggcaggaccgcggctttacttcattaggagtttgaagagatttggcatgtcaacaaataaactcaaaaacttaaggataataaacctgattctgaatctcctgtcccaattaagcaacatattgtcccaaataaatgaaggaaataagaccataagacttaggagtagaattagacagttcagcccatcaagtctgctctgccattcaatcatgggctgatcctgggacccactcaaccccataactTGCCTTCttgcctttgatgccctgactggtcgggaaatgatcaactttctccttaaatatacccacagatccCAGCTACTTTCTCAGTTAGTGTTTATCTTTTAAACAGTTGTCCCAAAAAATAGCTGCTGCGCTGTTAACCGATGGCCCAGTTAGCTGGAATTTTAGAAATTGCAATGAGAAATGTATGTAGGTATtgtaaaaagagagcagaatAGTGGGGCTGTTTTCCGTGGGTTTGTGGACCTGTTGATTGTCTTCAGTACTCGAGCGTAAAGgagagcaaaatgattgttactctggatctcctgcagcataaagaacacaataaaacaaaCACCAATATAAAAGATGTATAGAACAGGGTGGAAAAGTAACTGTTAAAGTGATAGTATGTACATTACGATGTGAGCGTAACAGTGGTGGGGCACGTAAATCGGTGGAGATattgatcagtctgatggcttggggataGTAACTGTTAATCCTGCATGGATGCTGGAACAAAGGGTCCATaatgagggtgggtgggatccttcatgattatTATAACCAATAAAACATTTCACAACATGCAAATCCCATACTGGTTCCAACTGAAATGAAATTGAGAAATTTCTGTCACTGGGCTTTGCACCGGTTCGTATCAACTTTTTTGAAAAACAGTATTTGTTTATAGTCAGTGGACGCTTTATTAGGTACGGTATTGGgccccagtgtggtcttctgctgctgcaacccatccacttcaaggttcaacgtgttgtgtgtgtagaggtgctcttctgcacaccacttgtAACACCTGgtcacttgagttactgtcagcttgaaccaatctgaccactctcctctgacctctctcattaacaaggtgctatCGCCCACAGAGCTgcctctcaagtcaagtcacgtggttttttattgtcatttcaaccataaactgctggtacagtccgcagtaaaaatgaaacaacattcctccaggatcacagtgctacatgaaacaacacaaacctacactagactacagacctacgcaggactacataaagtgcacaaaacagtgcagggtagTACAGTAATTAATAAGACAATAGGCAcggtagaggacaaatttcaacataataaatcatgtagatgtcagtctagactctggatattgaggagtctgatagcttgggggaagaaactgttgcacggTCTGATCGtgggagcccgaatgcttcggtaccttttgctagatggcaggagggagaagagtttgtgtgaggggtgtgtggggtccttcacaatgctgttaactttg
This sequence is a window from Hemitrygon akajei chromosome 1, sHemAka1.3, whole genome shotgun sequence. Protein-coding genes within it:
- the LOC140735879 gene encoding metal transporter CNNM4-like isoform X2 → MARVRRGCCCILTALLLQSAVHGASAFLISGLRLEDAAEMPEARPSLVVALAASQPDALQVTEGSTVRLRVFGTNMGRDAWSLLAFAEAEGNASQAGGGLCPHRSKDIEVQRQVEVSRDSSAVLTLKVRPLRKNEEFRLFMLCTWNGSAWMFHPGNDTRIVVLELREPLMPLWLHIVLTLFLLALSGIFSGLNLGLMALDPTELRIVQNCGTDSERSHAKSIEPVRRQGNYLLCSLLLGNVLVNSTLTVLLDELLGSGWVTVVTSTIGIVILGEIVPQALCSRHGLAVGARTIVLTKLFMLLTFPLSFPISKFLDLILGQEIGKVYSREKILEMLKVTEPYNGLDKRELNMIQGALELRSKTVEDVMTPIHDCYMVNKDAILDFSTMSEIMETGYTRIPVYEQEKSNIVDILYVKDLAFVDPDDCVPLKTITKFYSHSLHFVFYDTRLDTMLEEFKKGKSHLAIVQKVNSEGEGDPFYEVLGLVTLEDVIEEIIKSEILDESDLYTDNRSKKKAVHYGKKRDYSAFKPDVNEVQIKVSPQLLLAAHRFLSTEVSHFSTAHFSEKILLRLLKHPDVINEIKFDEDNKYSPDHYLYIRGRPVDYFVLILQGKVETEAGKEDMKFETGPFSYYGTMALGSSLVETRSSSRNSELNRSMSLHQTECSESSGSIVPSSMGGSIHYIPDFSVRAIMDLQFMKITWQQYQNGLLASKLDSTPQSPENLHTKIDITPSAKPPSIVDETTSLLNEQNSSDLKAKHTSIENNI
- the LOC140735879 gene encoding metal transporter CNNM4-like isoform X1; the encoded protein is MARVRRGCCCILTALLLQSAVHGASAFLISGLRLEDAAEMPEARPSLVVALAASQPDALQVTEGSTVRLRVFGTNMGRDAWSLLAFAEAEGNASQAGGGLCPHRSKDIEVQRQVEVSRDSSAVLTLKVRPLRKNEEFRLFMLCTWNGSAWMFHPGNDTRIVVLELREPLMPLWLHIVLTLFLLALSGIFSGLNLGLMALDPTELRIVQNCGTDSERSHAKSIEPVRRQGNYLLCSLLLGNVLVNSTLTVLLDELLGSGWVTVVTSTIGIVILGEIVPQALCSRHGLAVGARTIVLTKLFMLLTFPLSFPISKFLDLILGQEIGKVYSREKILEMLKVTEPYNGLDKRELNMIQGALELRSKTVEDVMTPIHDCYMVNKDAILDFSTMSEIMETGYTRIPVYEQEKSNIVDILYVKDLAFVDPDDCVPLKTITKFYSHSLHFVFYDTRLDTMLEEFKKGKSHLAIVQKVNSEGEGDPFYEVLGLVTLEDVIEEIIKSEILDESDLYTDNRSKKKAVHYGKKRDYSAFKPDVNEVQIKVSPQLLLAAHRFLSTEVSHFSTAHFSEKILLRLLKHPDVINEIKFDEDNKYSPDHYLYIRGRPVDYFVLILQGKVETEAGKEDMKFETGPFSYYGTMALGSSLVAPICRLRTCSLKTASLIPWFQETRSSSRNSELNRSMSLHQTECSESSGSIVPSSMGGSIHYIPDFSVRAIMDLQFMKITWQQYQNGLLASKLDSTPQSPENLHTKIDITPSAKPPSIVDETTSLLNEQNSSDLKAKHTSIENNI